The Candidatus Dormiibacterota bacterium genome has a window encoding:
- a CDS encoding FAD-dependent oxidoreductase, whose protein sequence is MPSWDVAVVGAGIAGAAVAWGCARRGARVVVLERAPQPGMGAS, encoded by the coding sequence ATGCCGAGCTGGGACGTCGCCGTGGTGGGGGCGGGGATCGCCGGCGCCGCGGTCGCCTGGGGATGCGCCCGGCGCGGTGCCCGCGTGGTGGTGCTGGAGCGCGCGCCCCAGCCCGGGATGGGCGCATCGG